The DNA window TGCCGCCTCCAAGGTTCTCGCAGGTCCCGCGCCATCGGGCATGGACGTGCTGTTCGAAGACCTCGAACAGGCCCTCTATGCCGCCAAGATCGTCTCCTACGCCCAGGGTTTTCAGCTTCTGCGGGCCGAGGCGCAAGAACAGGGATGGGCCCTAGACCATGGGAAAATCGCCAGGATATGGCGCGGCGGGTGCATCATTCGCTCCGCCTTTCTGAAGAATATTGAAAGCGCCTTTTCCGAGAACCCGGATCTTGTGAACCTTCTGCTTGATTCTTTTTTCAGCGAAGCGGTCGTGCAGGCCCAGACCGGCTGGCGGCGCGTCGTGGCGGCCGGGGCCGTGAGCGGCATCCCCATGCCGACTCTGTCGGCAGCTCTGGCCTTTTTCGACGGCTACCGCGCGGCTGTGCTGCCCGCCAACCTGTTGCAGGCCCAGCGCGATTATTTCGGAGCCCACACCTACGAGAGGACGGACCGGCCTCGCGGCGAGCGCTTTCACACCAACTGGACCGGGAGGGGCGGCGCGACCTCCTCGACGTCCTATGAAGTCTAGGGAGCAAGGGGAATGATATTTGCGAATAAATGCGCGCGATGCGTGGGATCGGCCATCATGACGGCCGTTCTGCGTTTCTGGGCGGCAAGCGGCCCTGTCGGCGCTGCAAAATTTGAACACGGACACGGAATTTCGTTTATCTTCAAATGTCACGGGAAGGATTTCGTGCCTGGATTTTCCCCGGCATCGGGTTTCGACGGACTCAAGAACAAGGAACGGGCGGTCATGAATTTTATTGCAAAATACGTCTCCGATGAAATGCGCAGCTTCTTTTCAGGCGGCGGATATGATTTGGAGTACATCGATTACGACTGGCCCCTGAACGAACAGGAGGTCGCCCCATGAGACGTGTTGCATCTTTCCGGCAAGGCAGGGTTCTCAAGATCCTGGCGATGCTTCTCGCTGCGGGGCTGTTGCTGGCGGCAGCCCGGTACTTCGATGTGCAGACCCTTTTCCGGCAGGCCTTGCAGTGGATCGCGGATCTCGGTCCGACGGGTCCGATCCTTTTTGTCGCCCTGTACATCATAGCCTGCGTGCTGCTTCTGCCCGGGTCCATATTGACCCTCGGGGCGGGGGTGGTCTTTGGTCTGGGCAAGGGCTTCATCGCCGTTTCCGTGGGCGCGACCCTGGGCGCGACCTGCGCTTTCCTGGTGGGACGCTATCTGGCCCGGGACTGGGTGGCCGCGAAGATCGCGGGCAACGAGAAATTCAGGGCCGTTGATGATGCCGTGGCCCGCGAGGGCTGGAAGATCGTATTTCTGACCCGCCTGTCGCCCGTTTTCCCTTTCAATATCCTCAATTACGCCTTCGGCCTGACCAAGGTCGGCCTCAAGGATTTTTTTCTGGCTTCCTGGATCGGCATGATCCCCGGGACCATCATGTATGTGTACATCGGCTCCCTGGCCGGGGATCTGGCCGGTCTTGGCGCTGGCGGGCGCGAGCGCACAGCCGGGGAGTGGGCTCTGTACGGGGTGGGCTTTCTGGCCACCGTCGCCGTGACGGTTGTCGTCACACGCCTGGCCCGCAAGGCGCTGGCGGGCAAAATCGCAGCGTGAAGGAGATTCGTCATGGCGGATTCGAAGGTGCATTCTGTAAAACTTGAGCCCCGGGACGAGCACAACAGGGCGCTGGAGTCCTTGGTTCATCCATCGGGCTGGACCAATCCCAGGCCAAGGCCCGTCTACAACCTCGTGGTCATCGGCGGCGGGACAGCCGGGCTCGTGTGCGCGGCCGGGGCGGCCGGGCTGGGGGCCAAGGTGGCCCTCATCGAACGGGATTTTCTCGGTGGCGATTGCCTGAACTTCGGGTGCGTTCCGTCCAAGGCGCTGCTCCGGGCAGGACGCGCGGCAGCGGCC is part of the Desulfomicrobium apsheronum genome and encodes:
- a CDS encoding TVP38/TMEM64 family protein, with amino-acid sequence MRRVASFRQGRVLKILAMLLAAGLLLAAARYFDVQTLFRQALQWIADLGPTGPILFVALYIIACVLLLPGSILTLGAGVVFGLGKGFIAVSVGATLGATCAFLVGRYLARDWVAAKIAGNEKFRAVDDAVAREGWKIVFLTRLSPVFPFNILNYAFGLTKVGLKDFFLASWIGMIPGTIMYVYIGSLAGDLAGLGAGGRERTAGEWALYGVGFLATVAVTVVVTRLARKALAGKIAA